The Shewanella sp. NFH-SH190041 genome has a window encoding:
- the parC gene encoding DNA topoisomerase IV subunit A, whose translation MSDSIDLSLDGVERMPLRRFTEDAYLNYSMYVIMDRALPHIGDGLKPVQRRIVYAMSELGLHAQAKYKKSARTVGDVLGKYHPHGDSACYEAMVLMAQPFSYRYPLVDGQGNWGAPDDPKSFAAMRYTEAKLSKFADVLLGELGQGTVDWGVNFDGTMKEPLVLPARLPHILLNGITGIAVGMATDIPPHNVRELVAACHELLDNPKADLPRLMELVPGPDYPTAAEIITPAADIAKIYQTGRGSIKMRAVYSVDNGEIVITALPHQAGAGKILEQIAAQMQAKKLPMVSDLRDESDHENPVRLVVVPRSNRVDCEQLMVHLFATTDLEKSYRVNLNLLGLDGRPKVRGLKEILTEWLEFRTNTVKRRLAFRLDKVLARLHILEALMVAFLNIDEVIEIIRFNDEPKAELIARFNLSEKQAEAILELKLRHLAKLEEMKIKAEQNELEAEREKLEQLLGSERRLKTLIKKELSKDAEQFGDERRSPLVERLEAKALTEQELIPAESVTVVLSDKGWVRCAKGHDIDAESLSYKAGDKYLCSAPGRSNQPSVFIDSSGRAFATDTHTLPSARSQGEPITTRFNLAPGVQMEHVVLADEQQRYLLASDAGYGFICSFSDMVSRNKAGKALLTLPANAKALPPCKLDMSGAPSILAITNEGRMLIFGLDALPQLSKGKGNKIISIPTERAKAREELLTHLLLVPEGGAVTLWAGKRKLTLKAADLENYRGERGRRGAKLPRGLQRVDAVELGDASSSVL comes from the coding sequence ATGAGTGATTCGATAGATCTGAGTCTGGATGGGGTGGAGCGGATGCCGCTGCGCCGCTTTACCGAAGACGCATATCTGAATTATTCCATGTACGTCATTATGGACCGGGCTTTGCCACATATTGGTGATGGTTTAAAACCGGTACAGCGTCGTATTGTGTACGCCATGAGCGAACTGGGCTTACATGCCCAGGCTAAATATAAAAAGTCAGCCCGTACCGTCGGGGATGTACTGGGTAAGTACCATCCCCATGGTGATAGCGCCTGTTATGAAGCGATGGTACTGATGGCGCAGCCGTTTTCTTATCGCTACCCGTTGGTAGACGGTCAGGGGAACTGGGGGGCACCGGACGATCCTAAATCCTTCGCGGCCATGCGTTATACCGAAGCGAAACTCTCCAAATTTGCGGATGTATTACTGGGTGAGCTAGGACAAGGCACGGTTGATTGGGGCGTTAACTTTGATGGCACCATGAAAGAGCCACTGGTTTTGCCGGCCCGGCTACCGCATATTTTGCTAAACGGCATTACCGGCATTGCGGTGGGGATGGCAACGGATATTCCACCCCACAATGTGCGGGAACTGGTGGCAGCCTGTCATGAGCTATTGGATAACCCCAAGGCAGATTTACCAAGACTTATGGAATTGGTTCCCGGCCCTGACTATCCGACAGCCGCAGAAATTATTACTCCAGCGGCAGATATTGCCAAAATTTATCAAACTGGCCGGGGCAGCATCAAAATGCGCGCGGTATACAGTGTTGATAACGGCGAGATAGTCATCACTGCGTTGCCACATCAGGCTGGCGCGGGGAAAATCCTTGAGCAAATCGCTGCGCAGATGCAGGCCAAGAAGCTACCTATGGTGTCTGATCTGCGGGATGAGTCGGACCATGAAAATCCGGTGCGTTTGGTGGTGGTTCCCCGTTCTAACCGGGTGGATTGCGAACAGTTAATGGTGCACCTGTTTGCCACTACGGATCTGGAAAAAAGCTATCGGGTTAACCTTAATCTGTTGGGGCTGGACGGTCGTCCTAAAGTGCGAGGACTGAAAGAGATCCTGACAGAGTGGTTAGAGTTTAGAACCAATACTGTGAAACGCCGTTTGGCATTTCGTTTGGATAAGGTGCTCGCTCGACTGCATATCCTTGAAGCATTGATGGTTGCCTTCCTCAATATTGATGAAGTAATTGAGATCATTCGTTTTAATGACGAGCCAAAGGCAGAGTTAATCGCTCGGTTCAATCTGTCAGAAAAACAGGCCGAGGCTATTTTAGAGCTGAAATTGCGTCATCTAGCCAAGCTGGAAGAGATGAAAATTAAGGCTGAGCAGAATGAACTGGAAGCTGAACGGGAAAAGTTGGAGCAGCTATTAGGTTCTGAGCGTCGCTTAAAAACGCTGATCAAAAAAGAGCTAAGCAAAGATGCCGAGCAGTTTGGCGATGAGCGTCGTTCACCATTGGTAGAGCGATTGGAAGCGAAGGCTTTGACCGAACAAGAGCTGATCCCGGCAGAATCTGTGACCGTGGTGCTGTCTGATAAAGGCTGGGTGCGTTGTGCCAAGGGGCATGATATTGATGCTGAAAGCTTATCCTACAAAGCCGGAGATAAGTATCTGTGCAGCGCGCCAGGACGCAGTAATCAGCCTAGTGTCTTTATTGATTCTTCTGGCCGAGCTTTTGCGACTGATACCCATACGTTGCCATCGGCTCGAAGTCAGGGTGAACCGATTACCACTCGCTTTAATTTGGCCCCCGGGGTACAGATGGAGCATGTGGTGTTGGCGGATGAACAGCAGCGTTATCTGTTGGCCAGTGATGCTGGGTACGGCTTTATCTGTAGTTTTAGCGATATGGTATCGCGCAATAAAGCGGGTAAGGCATTGTTGACATTACCGGCTAACGCCAAAGCCCTGCCACCTTGTAAATTGGATATGTCAGGGGCCCCATCGATTTTGGCGATCACCAATGAAGGGCGCATGTTGATCTTTGGGCTTGATGCTTTGCCACAGCTGAGTAAAGGGAAAGGTAATAAGATTATCAGTATTCCAACAGAGCGGGCGAAAGCGCGGGAAGAGCTACTGACACACCTGTTATTGGTACCAGAAGGTGGCGCGGTGACACTGTGGGCCGGTAAACGTAAGCTGACATTGAAGGCCGCTGATCTGGAAAATTACCGCGGTGAGCGTGGTCGTCGCGGGGCGAAATTGCCGCGAGGCTTGCAGCGGGTTGATGCGGTCGAGTTAGGTGACGCCTCTAGTTCAGTGCTGTAA
- a CDS encoding YqiA/YcfP family alpha/beta fold hydrolase: MLLYIHGFNSSPQSDKGRQSAAFIGENFPELEFVAPQLPAAPAEAMALLEQLVCDALEQKQPLAFIGSSLGGYYATYLAEKYGGRAVLVNPAVKPYELFAQFLGTQHNPYTGETYQVMPAHQHILKSFDTEVIRHPDRFMVMLQSGDEVLDYRQALAKYHCCELRLETGGDHSFIGYASHLDDISRFLQLSN; this comes from the coding sequence ATGCTGCTTTATATTCACGGGTTCAATAGTTCCCCCCAGTCTGATAAAGGTCGCCAGAGTGCAGCGTTTATTGGCGAAAACTTTCCTGAATTAGAGTTTGTGGCGCCACAGTTACCTGCGGCGCCTGCTGAAGCCATGGCACTGTTGGAACAATTGGTTTGCGATGCGCTCGAGCAGAAGCAACCTCTGGCATTTATCGGCTCATCCCTCGGTGGTTATTATGCAACGTATTTAGCTGAAAAATATGGCGGCCGGGCGGTGCTGGTGAATCCTGCCGTAAAACCTTATGAGCTGTTTGCCCAGTTTCTCGGCACTCAGCATAATCCCTACACTGGGGAGACATATCAGGTGATGCCGGCCCATCAGCATATTCTGAAAAGCTTCGATACCGAGGTCATTCGTCACCCGGATCGATTTATGGTCATGCTGCAAAGTGGGGATGAAGTACTGGATTATCGCCAAGCTTTGGCAAAATACCATTGCTGTGAACTGCGCTTGGAAACGGGCGGGGACCACAGTTTTATCGGTTATGCATCTCATCTGGATGATATCAGCCGTTTTTTACAGTTATCAAATTAA
- the nudF gene encoding ADP-ribose diphosphatase, protein MKQTDFNMDDVEIIAEKDLYHGFFSLRQYRLRHRLYSGQWSAEMTREVFDRGHAVVVLPYDPVRDQVVLIEQFRFPACDTTAHPWLLELVAGMIEPGESLAQVAERELEEESGLKALSLHPVSSYLASPGGSTERFHFFWAEVDASQAKGIHGLEQEHEDIRVVVVNREEAYHLLQQGRIDNAAAVMGLQWLQLNYQQILVKQGEEHS, encoded by the coding sequence ATGAAACAAACCGATTTTAATATGGATGATGTTGAAATCATTGCAGAAAAAGATCTTTATCACGGCTTTTTTTCTCTGCGGCAATATCGCCTGCGCCATCGACTTTATAGCGGCCAATGGAGCGCAGAAATGACTCGGGAAGTATTTGATCGGGGTCATGCCGTGGTAGTGTTGCCTTATGATCCGGTGCGGGATCAAGTGGTATTGATCGAGCAGTTTCGCTTCCCCGCCTGTGATACCACGGCGCATCCATGGCTTTTAGAGCTGGTGGCCGGTATGATCGAGCCTGGAGAGTCACTGGCACAAGTCGCTGAGCGTGAGTTGGAAGAAGAAAGCGGCCTGAAAGCGCTGTCATTACATCCGGTAAGCAGTTATTTAGCCAGTCCGGGAGGCAGTACTGAGCGGTTTCATTTTTTCTGGGCTGAAGTCGATGCTAGCCAGGCAAAAGGGATCCACGGATTGGAACAAGAACATGAAGATATCCGTGTCGTGGTGGTCAATCGCGAGGAGGCCTATCATTTACTGCAGCAGGGGCGGATTGATAATGCTGCCGCTGTTATGGGGCTGCAGTGGTTGCAGTTGAATTATCAGCAAATTTTGGTCAAACAAGGTGAAGAACACAGTTAA
- a CDS encoding DUF1249 domain-containing protein, with amino-acid sequence MKNTVKSYRYQPNVSAFLSLCGRNYAHILHWLPSDAQQGLQWRIEGGFGVLDIALLENTPYTQLVRIARPTGKSGLIPVPNVLVRVYHDAKLAEVLTGQQISQLQAVYDYPNLRMYQRDEKYQVNAFLEELLKIGRRATRVCLS; translated from the coding sequence GTGAAGAACACAGTTAAATCCTATCGTTATCAGCCGAATGTGTCGGCATTTTTATCTTTATGCGGCCGCAATTATGCCCATATTCTTCATTGGTTGCCGTCAGATGCGCAACAAGGACTGCAGTGGCGAATAGAGGGCGGTTTTGGCGTATTGGACATCGCTTTGCTGGAAAATACCCCTTATACCCAGCTGGTGCGTATTGCCCGGCCAACGGGTAAAAGTGGCTTAATCCCTGTGCCCAACGTGTTGGTAAGGGTGTACCACGACGCTAAATTGGCAGAAGTGTTAACTGGACAACAGATTTCGCAACTTCAGGCAGTGTATGATTATCCCAATTTACGTATGTATCAGCGCGATGAGAAGTACCAGGTCAATGCATTCCTGGAGGAGCTGTTAAAAATAGGCCGACGGGCAACACGGGTTTGTCTGTCCTGA
- a CDS encoding D-2-hydroxyacid dehydrogenase, which yields MDHKLLLLTRDNEQYRHLILNSALPGLTLLGDEPHNIKQADIWLAEPGLAAPLLGHATELQWLQSTFAGVESLMRPRLRQDYLLTNIKGIFGPLMSEYLFGYLLAHQRQHAKYRQQQQDRVWQPGNFKTLQGRHLLLLGTGSIARHIAITAKHFGMQVRGINRTGQAVDGFDRVMTLTALPELLAQTDAIANVLPSTPQTRHILDETLLSLMKPDAMLFNLGRGDVLDLTALTTQLQRHPQQLAVLDVFNQEPLPTDHAIWQQSNAIITPHIAAPSFPEQVMEIFCHNYKRFLEGQSLAHQVCFQQGY from the coding sequence ATGGACCATAAATTATTACTGCTAACCCGGGATAATGAGCAGTACCGTCACCTGATCCTCAACAGTGCTTTGCCGGGATTAACCCTGCTTGGCGATGAGCCCCACAACATCAAGCAAGCCGATATCTGGTTAGCTGAACCCGGATTAGCTGCACCACTTTTAGGGCATGCTACCGAATTACAATGGCTGCAATCAACCTTTGCTGGCGTTGAAAGCCTGATGCGCCCAAGACTCCGCCAAGATTATTTGTTAACCAATATCAAGGGGATTTTCGGCCCACTGATGAGCGAATATTTATTTGGTTATCTGTTGGCTCACCAACGACAACATGCCAAATACCGACAACAGCAACAGGATAGAGTGTGGCAACCCGGTAACTTTAAAACCCTGCAAGGAAGGCATTTGCTCCTATTAGGCACAGGTTCTATTGCCCGCCATATCGCGATCACTGCCAAGCATTTTGGTATGCAAGTCAGAGGTATCAATCGAACCGGACAAGCTGTTGATGGTTTTGATCGGGTGATGACATTAACGGCATTACCGGAGCTGCTTGCTCAAACCGATGCTATTGCTAATGTGCTCCCGAGTACCCCCCAGACCCGACATATTCTTGATGAAACCCTGCTTAGTTTGATGAAGCCAGATGCCATGCTATTTAATTTAGGCCGGGGGGATGTCCTGGATTTAACTGCGCTCACCACACAGTTACAGCGTCATCCTCAACAGCTGGCAGTGCTGGATGTTTTCAACCAAGAGCCATTACCAACTGACCACGCCATCTGGCAACAGAGTAACGCTATTATTACGCCACATATTGCTGCGCCCAGCTTTCCGGAGCAAGTCATGGAGATTTTCTGCCATAACTACAAACGCTTTTTGGAAGGACAATCACTGGCGCACCAAGTCTGTTTTCAGCAGGGATATTAA
- a CDS encoding PQQ-dependent sugar dehydrogenase → MRGWKRIFCIIAVMLLPLFFTVSSQARPVILTVAKGFGVSLYASGLDDAKQLALGPEGTLFVSSGSSGRIIALSDDNHDGRVDRRYVIDRNLDWPQAMAFADGNLYVAQGRNILAYRKIEQRLRRPPRPQVVFRDLPLSSAQVAMSMAFSPDGQLYLAVGAGCNVCLPQAPLGSILALDLQQSEIRQVATGVRQVLGMDWSPQDNLLWFADDSREWMGDNLPADEINRLDIAGSHFGFPFIHGRSTLEPMFNRPAALNVSAPVYELPAHVSPAGVHFYRGQAFPPAYQQQLFVAEHGSDNRSSKVGYQLVMLTLAQNQVVKRSTIVSFLDGGFPVARPFAIITAPDGAMYISDDMKGNIYRLFYRAAENEQQESK, encoded by the coding sequence ATGCGAGGATGGAAAAGGATTTTCTGCATCATAGCTGTGATGCTGTTACCGCTGTTTTTCACTGTTTCGTCACAGGCTAGACCGGTAATTTTGACTGTCGCCAAAGGATTTGGCGTCAGTCTGTATGCTAGCGGATTGGACGATGCCAAACAGTTGGCGCTGGGACCCGAAGGTACGCTATTTGTCAGTTCTGGCAGCTCAGGCCGCATTATTGCCCTCAGTGATGATAATCATGATGGTCGAGTAGATCGCCGTTATGTGATTGATCGTAATCTGGACTGGCCTCAGGCGATGGCATTTGCCGACGGCAATCTTTATGTGGCCCAGGGGCGCAATATTCTGGCGTATCGCAAGATTGAACAACGTCTGCGTCGTCCGCCCCGCCCTCAGGTGGTGTTTCGTGATTTGCCGTTATCATCTGCCCAAGTGGCGATGTCGATGGCATTTTCTCCCGATGGCCAGTTGTATCTGGCTGTGGGCGCTGGTTGCAATGTCTGTCTGCCGCAGGCCCCGCTAGGCAGTATTCTGGCGCTGGATTTACAGCAGAGTGAGATCCGTCAGGTTGCCACCGGGGTACGCCAAGTGCTGGGGATGGATTGGTCTCCACAAGATAATCTACTCTGGTTTGCCGATGATAGCCGAGAGTGGATGGGGGACAATTTGCCCGCCGATGAAATTAACCGTTTGGACATTGCTGGAAGTCATTTTGGTTTTCCGTTTATCCATGGTCGCAGCACGTTGGAGCCGATGTTTAACCGCCCGGCGGCATTGAATGTCAGTGCTCCTGTGTATGAGTTACCAGCCCATGTGTCGCCAGCCGGAGTGCATTTTTATCGGGGGCAGGCATTTCCGCCAGCCTATCAGCAACAGCTGTTTGTGGCCGAGCATGGTTCGGATAACCGCTCTAGTAAGGTGGGTTATCAGCTAGTGATGCTGACACTGGCACAAAACCAAGTGGTTAAACGCAGCACTATAGTCAGTTTTCTCGATGGTGGCTTTCCGGTCGCACGACCCTTCGCCATCATAACGGCGCCAGATGGCGCCATGTATATTTCCGACGATATGAAAGGCAATATTTACCGCCTGTTTTACCGTGCGGCGGAAAATGAACAACAGGAATCAAAATAA
- the parE gene encoding DNA topoisomerase IV subunit B — MTNQYTSDAIEVLNGLEPVKRRPGMYTDTTRPNHLGQEVIDNSVDEALAGHASKIDVILHTDNSLEVIDDGRGMPVDIHPEEGIPGVELILTKLHAGGKFSNKNYQFSGGLHGVGISVVNALSSRVEISVRRDGKVYDIAFEHGDRVEALHETGTCGRRNTGTRVRFWPEASYFDSANFSISKLVYLLKAKAVLCPGLRIRFFNKQNGENQEWYFEDGLTDYLKSSLKDALCLPAEPFIGNFAGSIEAVDWAITWLPEGGDYINESYVNLIPTPLGGTHVNGFRQGLLESMREFCDFRNLIPRGIKLAGEDIWDRASFILSVKMQDPQFAGQTKEKLSSRQCATFVSGILRDAFSLWLNSNTEQAEALAEMCINNAQKRLRAAKKVARKKVTSGPALPGKLTDCTGQDPARSELFLVEGDSAGGSAKQARDREFQAIMPLRGKILNTWEVDGSQVLASQEVHDISVAIGCDPDSDDISELRYHKICVLADADSDGLHIATLLCALFLRHFRILVEQGHIYIAMPPLFRIDIGKEVHYALDEQEKTGIIDRLAAEGKRGKVQVTRFKGLGEMNPLQLRETTMDPNTRRLVQLTIDDAEETLALMDMLLAKKRSGDRKTWLETKGDLAVI, encoded by the coding sequence ATGACTAACCAATACACCTCTGACGCGATTGAAGTGTTAAATGGCCTGGAGCCGGTAAAACGCCGGCCAGGCATGTACACGGATACCACCCGCCCCAACCATTTGGGGCAAGAAGTCATCGACAACAGTGTCGATGAAGCACTGGCGGGACATGCCAGTAAAATTGATGTCATTCTTCACACCGATAATTCATTAGAAGTGATTGATGATGGCCGTGGTATGCCGGTGGATATCCATCCGGAAGAAGGCATTCCAGGGGTGGAGCTTATCCTAACCAAACTCCATGCCGGTGGTAAGTTTTCCAATAAAAACTACCAGTTCTCCGGTGGTTTGCACGGGGTGGGTATTTCTGTTGTTAATGCTCTATCCAGTCGGGTGGAGATTAGCGTCCGCCGAGATGGCAAAGTGTACGACATTGCCTTTGAGCATGGTGACCGAGTTGAAGCATTGCATGAAACCGGTACTTGTGGCCGGCGTAATACTGGCACTCGAGTCAGGTTTTGGCCAGAAGCCAGTTATTTTGACTCTGCCAACTTCTCCATCAGTAAGTTGGTGTATTTGCTTAAAGCCAAAGCCGTACTGTGCCCTGGACTGCGGATCCGTTTTTTCAATAAGCAAAACGGTGAAAACCAGGAGTGGTATTTTGAAGATGGTCTGACCGACTATCTGAAAAGTTCGCTTAAAGATGCGCTATGTCTCCCAGCTGAGCCATTTATTGGTAATTTTGCCGGTTCTATTGAAGCAGTGGACTGGGCCATTACTTGGTTGCCTGAAGGGGGGGATTATATTAATGAAAGTTATGTCAACCTGATCCCGACGCCGCTGGGCGGTACCCATGTAAACGGCTTTCGCCAAGGCTTGTTGGAATCCATGCGGGAGTTTTGTGATTTTCGCAATCTGATCCCTCGGGGGATCAAGTTAGCCGGTGAAGATATCTGGGACCGGGCCAGTTTTATTTTGTCAGTGAAAATGCAAGATCCACAGTTTGCTGGCCAAACCAAAGAAAAGCTCTCCAGCCGCCAGTGCGCCACGTTTGTTTCCGGGATTTTGCGTGATGCATTTTCTCTGTGGTTGAACTCCAATACTGAGCAAGCAGAAGCCTTAGCGGAAATGTGCATCAATAATGCGCAGAAACGTTTGCGGGCAGCAAAAAAAGTAGCGCGGAAAAAGGTGACATCCGGCCCTGCGCTGCCCGGGAAACTCACGGACTGTACCGGGCAGGATCCAGCCCGTTCAGAGCTATTTCTAGTGGAAGGTGACTCGGCAGGGGGCAGTGCTAAACAAGCCCGTGACCGGGAGTTTCAAGCCATTATGCCGCTGCGGGGTAAGATCTTAAACACCTGGGAAGTCGATGGCTCCCAAGTGTTAGCCTCCCAGGAAGTGCACGATATTTCCGTGGCGATTGGCTGCGATCCTGACAGTGATGATATTTCTGAACTCAGATATCACAAAATTTGTGTGTTGGCGGATGCGGACTCTGATGGATTGCACATCGCCACACTGTTGTGCGCCCTGTTTTTACGCCATTTCCGGATATTGGTGGAGCAGGGGCACATCTATATTGCCATGCCGCCACTGTTTCGTATTGATATTGGTAAAGAAGTGCATTATGCCCTGGATGAACAGGAAAAAACCGGCATCATTGACCGTCTAGCCGCAGAGGGTAAGCGGGGGAAGGTGCAGGTAACGCGCTTTAAAGGTCTGGGTGAGATGAATCCACTGCAGCTGCGGGAAACCACCATGGACCCGAATACCCGTCGCTTGGTCCAGCTGACCATTGATGATGCGGAAGAAACATTGGCGTTGATGGATATGCTACTAGCAAAAAAACGCTCTGGCGATCGTAAAACTTGGCTGGAAACCAAAGGGGATTTGGCCGTTATCTAA
- a CDS encoding bacterioferritin-associated ferredoxin, producing the protein MFVCVCHAITDSQIRQAVAAGAHSLAEVKQQLGVASQCGKCAKLAGQIIKQQANTSANYYQVA; encoded by the coding sequence ATGTTTGTCTGCGTTTGCCATGCCATTACTGATAGCCAAATTCGCCAAGCTGTTGCCGCCGGAGCCCACTCTCTGGCAGAGGTAAAACAGCAATTGGGTGTTGCCAGTCAGTGCGGCAAATGTGCCAAACTGGCCGGACAAATCATCAAACAACAGGCCAATACCTCAGCTAATTATTATCAGGTTGCATAA
- a CDS encoding PAS domain-containing methyl-accepting chemotaxis protein, with amino-acid sequence MRKNLPVTQKENDYPSDWILLSTTDTKSIVKYANESFCQVAGYQLSDLQGQPHNMVRHPDMPSAAFADMWQTIQKGQPWKGLVKNRCANGDHYWVDAFVTPIAENGQVVEYQSVRVKPKREQVERAEKVYASLNKKQQHKALKRGVGLQGRQLIAIVLGLLPMLLLASQNGPLGWGLFAVSIALLLGGSYWASSPFRALVQKARNIYNSPLMTYLYVGRRDDIAEVELAMQMQQSELKALLGRALDSCEQSGDNAASSSAKSEDVQGNSHHQLGEMDQVATAMQEMTATLGDMASNCAEAANASVKASEESVSGDQIVTKTVGAIKGMSSQLSETSAVVTELEEHSKGIGTVLDVIQSIAEQTNLLALNAAIEAARAGEQGRGFAVVADEVRALAQRTHESTTEIQSIINLLQQGTSKAVHSMHQGVDSAGSCVELANQAGDALRNIKDSVAHITDMTHHIASAVEEQSSVSNEVNRSVVKVSELTCASNQLGEEMLVLNREVQDKINSQKVLVEQFLARSIKQSH; translated from the coding sequence ATGAGAAAGAACCTACCTGTGACCCAGAAAGAAAATGATTACCCTTCCGACTGGATCCTGCTTTCTACCACAGATACCAAAAGTATTGTTAAGTATGCCAATGAGTCCTTTTGTCAGGTAGCTGGATATCAGCTGTCAGATCTGCAGGGGCAGCCCCACAATATGGTGCGACATCCAGATATGCCGTCGGCTGCTTTTGCTGATATGTGGCAGACTATCCAGAAAGGACAGCCTTGGAAAGGATTGGTGAAAAACCGCTGTGCCAACGGGGATCATTATTGGGTTGATGCTTTTGTCACTCCGATAGCGGAAAATGGCCAGGTGGTCGAGTATCAATCCGTCAGGGTCAAGCCAAAGCGGGAGCAGGTAGAGCGGGCAGAAAAGGTTTATGCCAGCCTGAATAAAAAACAGCAGCATAAGGCATTAAAACGCGGGGTTGGGCTACAGGGGCGGCAGTTGATTGCCATTGTGCTCGGATTACTACCAATGTTGTTGTTAGCTAGCCAGAACGGGCCATTGGGATGGGGGCTGTTTGCTGTCAGTATCGCATTATTGCTGGGAGGCAGTTATTGGGCCTCCAGTCCATTTCGGGCATTGGTACAAAAAGCGCGCAATATCTATAACAGTCCTTTGATGACCTATCTGTATGTCGGCCGCCGAGATGATATCGCTGAAGTAGAATTAGCTATGCAGATGCAGCAATCAGAGTTGAAAGCATTGCTAGGGCGAGCATTGGATTCCTGTGAACAATCCGGTGACAATGCTGCCAGTTCATCTGCTAAATCGGAAGATGTACAAGGTAATAGTCATCACCAGCTGGGCGAGATGGATCAAGTGGCAACAGCTATGCAGGAAATGACGGCAACGCTGGGAGATATGGCCTCCAATTGTGCTGAAGCGGCTAATGCTTCAGTGAAAGCCTCAGAGGAATCAGTCAGTGGCGATCAAATTGTCACTAAGACAGTCGGGGCAATTAAAGGGATGTCCAGTCAGCTAAGTGAAACGTCAGCCGTGGTAACTGAATTAGAGGAACACAGTAAGGGCATTGGTACTGTGTTGGATGTGATCCAAAGTATTGCCGAGCAAACCAATCTATTGGCATTGAATGCAGCGATTGAAGCGGCTCGGGCCGGTGAGCAGGGAAGAGGTTTTGCTGTGGTTGCTGATGAGGTAAGAGCGTTAGCCCAGCGGACCCATGAGTCCACCACGGAGATACAAAGTATTATTAACCTGTTGCAACAGGGTACCAGTAAAGCGGTACACAGTATGCATCAGGGCGTGGATTCAGCAGGATCTTGTGTGGAGTTAGCCAATCAGGCGGGGGATGCCCTGCGCAATATTAAAGACTCGGTAGCTCACATTACTGATATGACCCACCATATAGCCAGTGCCGTGGAAGAGCAATCCAGTGTATCGAATGAGGTGAATCGCAGTGTGGTGAAAGTGTCTGAGCTCACCTGCGCCAGTAACCAATTGGGTGAAGAAATGCTGGTGTTAAACCGTGAAGTGCAGGATAAAATCAACTCTCAAAAAGTGCTGGTGGAACAGTTTCTTGCACGCAGTATCAAGCAAAGTCATTGA
- the cpdA gene encoding 3',5'-cyclic-AMP phosphodiesterase yields the protein MLQEAVSYSIPCNNCVRLVQITDPHLFADVEGQLLGVNTAKSLNAVLDTFRAVQYPADFMLATGDISQDYSPESYRSFVRAISPLNLPCHFLPGNHDDPRIMHLHMQGPKVHGHKRILAGKWQIIMLDSTVRGKPGGFLAPAELALIDEAVAAFPEHYTLLVMHHNPVLANCTWLDQHCLANGEAFLAHISQYAQVRGVLWGHIHQQLDIDYPRAGAPLHLMATPSTCIQFKPQSHYFALDIQQPGYRLLELRPDGSMLTNVYRVPGDRFSPDKDASGY from the coding sequence ATGCTGCAAGAGGCAGTCTCTTATTCCATTCCATGCAATAACTGTGTTCGTCTGGTTCAGATAACTGATCCCCATCTGTTTGCCGATGTTGAAGGCCAACTCTTAGGGGTGAATACTGCCAAAAGCCTGAATGCTGTGCTTGATACATTTCGCGCGGTGCAGTACCCGGCTGACTTTATGTTGGCTACCGGCGATATCAGTCAAGATTATTCTCCTGAGTCATACCGCAGTTTTGTCCGTGCAATCTCGCCATTGAATCTTCCTTGTCATTTTCTGCCCGGTAATCATGATGATCCTCGTATTATGCATCTGCATATGCAGGGGCCTAAGGTACATGGCCATAAGCGGATTTTGGCGGGAAAATGGCAAATCATCATGCTGGATTCAACTGTGCGAGGTAAGCCCGGCGGTTTTCTTGCGCCAGCAGAATTGGCTTTAATTGATGAAGCTGTCGCCGCTTTCCCTGAACACTACACCCTGTTGGTGATGCACCATAACCCAGTGTTGGCCAATTGCACCTGGCTTGATCAGCATTGTTTGGCCAATGGTGAAGCCTTTTTAGCGCATATCAGCCAATATGCTCAAGTGAGAGGGGTGTTATGGGGGCATATTCATCAACAGTTGGATATTGACTATCCACGGGCTGGTGCGCCTTTGCATTTAATGGCGACACCATCTACCTGTATTCAGTTTAAACCCCAGTCCCATTATTTCGCTCTGGACATTCAGCAGCCCGGCTATCGTTTGCTGGAGCTCAGGCCAGATGGTAGCATGCTTACCAATGTCTACCGGGTACCAGGCGACCGATTTTCGCCGGATAAGGACGCCAGCGGTTATTGA